One Phaseolus vulgaris cultivar G19833 chromosome 11, P. vulgaris v2.0, whole genome shotgun sequence genomic window carries:
- the LOC137807284 gene encoding uncharacterized protein — protein sequence MIVYAFRKGVSSGPFSKSLFRNRPKTFAEIRRRAVEHIASEGEVYEKRTTVAPTRPRAHIRAQPARVHEAATGGENQDRKRPYEARRTQPRSQAERRKEGRKPLRHNFVVELKDLIIVPNIGDRLRPPVKTDKVLGPHKESWCEFHEAFGHHINNCLALGYQLDELVKTGFLKDYLVGSAATTVPTVPEEGHTHEMPVHGEVHTISGGFSGGGPTASQRKKYVRSVSSVAEEFSDDPWESDLVFTRADLRDVVPHDNDPVVISVVTAGRKVHRVLVDQGSSADVRQPVEVCGYLELRTTFTDGAASRTESIRYLVVNANSAYNILLGRPALNRLRAVPSTRHMKMKRPDLSSKMIVIKSDQEEARKCYKNSLKTKRGMVMEEQDEVAAVISRHIDAFTWTAADMPCIDPDFLCHHLTMNTNVRPVRQRRRKFNEERCLVVKEETQKLLSAGHIREIQYPEWLANVVLVKKANGKWRMCVDFTDLNKACPKDSYPLPNIDALVDSASGCKIMSFLDAFSGYNQIKMHPRDECKTTFMTETCNYCYKVMPFGLKNAGATYQRLMDKVLAHMLGRNVQAYMDDMVVTSHEKEQHSVDLEELFATIARYCLKLNLEKCVFGVESRKFLGFMLTETGIEANPDKCAAIIAMRSPTSVKEVQQLTGRMAASSRFVSTGGERGHPYFQCLKRNNCFAWTDECEAAFLKLKEYLVTPPVLCKPRIGVPLRLYFAVTEWAISSVLVQEQDQVQRPIYFVSKALQGPESRYQSLEKAALAVVFSARMLRHYFHNFTVVVMTNLPIQKVLQKPDVARRMVRWAVELSEFDIQYEPRGSIKGQVYADFVAKLSPGGNPQEMELGSQWMLSVDGSSNQQGSGAGIILEGPNGVLIEQALRFTFKVSNNQVEYEALIAGMLLAKEMGAQSLLAKSDSQLVTGQVTGEYQAKDPQMAMSLRYVEVLKGAFDAFELVHVPREQNARADLLAKMASSGKRGR from the exons atgatcgtgtacgcttTCAGGAAAGGGGTGTCTTCTGGGCCTTTCAGCAAGTCACTCTTTCGCAACCGCCCCAAGACTTTTGCTGAAATAAGGCGTCGTGCAGTAGAGCACATTGCCTCTGAGGGTGAGGTGTACGAGAAACGCACAACTGTTGCGCCCACGCGCCCGAGAGCGCATATACGCGCACAACCCGCCAGGGTCCACGAAGCAGCGACAGGGGGGGAGAACCAAGACAGGAAGCGCCCCTACGAGGCAAGAAGAACCCAACCCAGAAGTCAAGCAGAGAGGAGGAAAGAAGGACGTAAACCGTtgaggcacaactttgtggtagagcttaaagacctcatcattgtgcccaacataggtgacaggttgaggccaccagtgaagaccgacaaggtgttgggaccccACAAGGAGTCGTGGTGCGAGTTTCACGAGGCGTTcgggcaccatattaacaactgcttagcgttgggctatcagttggatgagcttgtgaagactggtttcctgaaggattatcTCGTTGGGTCTGCTGCGACCACAGTCCCGACGGTACCAGAGGAAGGTCACACGCATGAGATGCCAGTCCATGGGGAGGTACACACCATTTCTGGTGGCTTTTCCGGAGGAGGACCGACTGCCTCTCAACGTAAGAAATATGTGAGGTCAGTGAGTTCAGTTGCTGAGGAGTTTTCGGATGAcccgtgggagtcggaccttGTTTTTACCAGGGCTGACCTACGGGATGTCgtcccacatgacaatgaccccgtggtcatttcagtagtcacagcgggaagaaagGTACACAGGGTCCTCGTCGATCAAGGCAGTTCTGCAGATGTCAG ACAACCAGTAGAAGTATGTGGCTACTTGGAGCTGAGAACGACTTTCACTGATGGAGCGGCGTCgcgtaccgagagcatccggtacttggtggttaacgccaattcagcctataacattttgttgggcagacccGCCCTGAACAGATTAAGAGCAGTGCCCTCTacacgccatatgaagatgaagcgaCCAGATCTTAGTAGCAAGATGATTgtaatcaagtcagatcaggaagaGGCCCGAAAATGCTATAAAAATAGCctgaagacaaagagaggcatGGTCATG GAAGAACAAGATGAAGTGGCAGCAGTGATCTCACGCCACATAGATGCATTCACGTGGACTGCGGCGGACATGCCATGCATCGACccagattttttgtgccaccatcttaCCATGAACACCAATGTTCGCCCTGTGcgacagagaaggaggaagttcaacgaagaacgATGCCTCGTTGTGAAGGAAGAGACGCAGAAGTTGCTAAGCGccgggcacatcagggagatacaataccctgagtggctggccaacgtagttctagtgaagaaggcgaatggaaagtggaggatgtgcgtcgacttcacggatttgaacaaggcgtgccccaaagaTTCGTACCCGCTGCCCAACATCGACGCATTGGTGGACAGCGCATCGGGTTGCAAAATTATGAGTTTCTTGGACGCATTCTCgggttacaaccagatcaagatgcacccaagagatgaGTGTAAAACGACATTCATGACAGAGACATGCAactactgttataaggtgatgccgtttgggctaaAGAATGCAggtgccacctaccagaggctgatggacaaggtcctagcacACATGCTaggaaggaacgtgcaggcctacatggatgacatggtggtgacttcGCATGAGAAAGAGCAGCACTCAGTGGACCTGGAAGAGCTGTTCGCCACAATAGCCAGATACTGCCTCAAGTTAAACCTGGAGAAATGCGTTTTTGGCGTGGAGTCGCggaagttcttaggtttcatgctcacggagacggggatagaggcaaaccctgataagtgtgcagccatcatcgccatgaggagcccaacctcagtgAAAGAAGTTCAGCAATTGACGGGGCGAATGGCAGCGTCATCAAGGTTCGTATCTACTGGAGGTGAGAGGGGCCAcccctacttccagtgcctcaagaggaatAACTGTTTCGCATGGACAGATGAGTGTGAAGCAGCATTCCTCAAATTGAAGGAATACTTGGTGACGCCCCctgtgctttgcaagccacGGATAGGCGTCCCCCTTCGATTGTACTTTGCAGTAACAGAATGGGCCATCAGTtcagtgctggtccaggagcaagaccaagtgcagaggcccatctacttcgtaagcaaggccttgcaaggcccagaatCGAGGTACCAGTCACTGGAGAAGGCGGCCTTAGCAGTAGTGTTCTCAGCCAGGATGCTCCGCCATTATTTCCACAatttcacagtggtggtgatgacgaatctccccatccagaaagtaCTTCAGAAGCCAGACGtagctagaaggatggttcgttgggcagtggagttgtcagagtttgacattcagtacgaaCCCAGGGGCTCCATTAAAGGGCAAGTCTATGCAGATTTCGTGGCAAAGCTCTCACCAGGGGGAAACCCCCAAGAAATGGAGTTAGGATCACaatggatgctctcagtggatgggtcctccaatcagcaggggagtggcgctggaataatcttggaggggcccaacggagtgttgattGAGCAAGCCTTACGCTTCACATTCAAAGTAAGCAACAACCAAGTTGAATACGAGGCGCTGATCGCTGGAATGCttttggccaaggagatgggcgcacaaaGCCttttggcaaagagtgactcacaattggtcacaggacaagtaacaggggagtatcaggcaaaggatccacagatggctATGTCCTTGAGGTACGTCGAGGTGTTGAAGGGAGCCTTCGAtgcgtttgagctggtgcatgtccctaggGAGCAAAATGctagagctgacctgcttgccaagatGGCTAGCTCAGGAAAGAGGGGAAGGTAG